A genomic stretch from Setaria viridis chromosome 1, Setaria_viridis_v4.0, whole genome shotgun sequence includes:
- the LOC117852157 gene encoding DNA-directed RNA polymerase III subunit RPC4, whose product MEKEDTKKKEADDSTPQRRRKAGLKFAPKVLPKKDPKIIPKTEPQEENKALTIDKKLMSGLGSLQSSYGPGSGTKAEKQGTPVQVAFGRADPSIARTFPTRRSFSSDVSAVKLPKEHDEPWDYNCTDYPVTLPLRRPNSGNAEILDEEEFGHSSGRAQVSELSAAEELGLMQRVDTPQLLFFQFPTTLPLPRQADPEAGTNMNMNAKSMGDNRKRRLDSIHGCGLKELPDGFMGKMLVYKSGKVKMTLGDVLFDVSAGSNCMFPQEVVAINTREKHCCGIGEIGKRAIVTPDINSLLESIEI is encoded by the exons ATGGAGAAGGAAGATACAAAGAAGAAAGAGGCTGATGACTCCACTCCTCAGCGTCGCCGCAAA GCTGGACTTAAATTTGCACCCAAAGTTCTTCCTAAGAAAGACCCAAAGATCATCCCTAAAAC GGAACCACAAGAGGAGAACAAGGCCCTGACAATTGATAAGAAACTGATGTCTGGACTTGGGAGCTTGCAG AGCAGTTATGGCCCAGGAAGTGGAACTAAGGCTGAGAAACAAG GAACCCCTGTCCAGGTTGCATTTGGACGAGCAGACCCTTCAATTGCAAGAACTTTTCCCACTCGAAGAAGCTTTTCATCAG ACGTATCTGCTGTAAAATTACCCAAGGAGCACGATGAACCATGG GACTACAACTGCACCGATTATCCTGTTACTCTACCACTGAGAAGGCCCAACTCTGGAAATGCAG AAATTCTTGATGAAGAGGAATTTGGGCATTCATCCGGCAGAGCCCAAGTTAGTGAACTGAGTGCAGCTGAAGAACTTGGTCTGATG CAAAGGGTAGATACGCCGCAGTTGCTCTTCTTCCAGTTTCCTACAACTCTTCCTTTACCAAGGCAGGCTGACCCAGAAGCTGGCACAAATATGAATATGAATGCAAAATCCATGGGGGACAACAGGAAGAGGCGTCTCGACTCAATCCATGGCTGTGGTCTGAAAGAGCTCCCAGATGGCTTCATGGGGAAGATGCTCGTGTACAAGAGTGGTAAAGTGAAGATGACGCTCGGTgatgtgctctttgat GTTTCAGCTGGCTCGAATTGCATGTTTCCTCAGGAAGTTGTAGCAATTAACACTAGGGAGAAGCACTGCTGCGGCATAGGGGAGATCGGAAAGCGTGCAATTGTAACACCTGATATCAACTCTTTGCTAGAATCTATTGAGATTTGA